A portion of the Stigmatella aurantiaca DW4/3-1 genome contains these proteins:
- the queG gene encoding tRNA epoxyqueuosine(34) reductase QueG, producing the protein MSSLPTAWLRQLAEAVGFDLVGFSRAEPIPPEALCSWVEAGYAADMDWMGERAAERLDVRLLLPGAKTVVTFANNYYRDDPEAADSPIARYARGRDYHSTLRDRMKAFRKALQESYPGIGTYGGVDSGPMMEKVWAARSGMGYVGKNGCFITERYGSWVLLATLILDAEVDAYGEGPATDRCGACRRCLLSCPTGALVGNGRVDARACLSYQTIENRSQEVPEAFRFAMDSLVFGCDICQDVCPLNRKPVFAEHPRFAPRAVAGLGVMELAGLTPEQYAQFIPGTALARARYDGLRRNAIYALGAARQEQARALLEKLCEEPSEPVRSAAQWALRQLAQ; encoded by the coding sequence TTGAGTTCCTTGCCGACCGCCTGGTTGCGTCAGCTCGCCGAAGCCGTTGGCTTCGACCTGGTGGGCTTCTCGCGCGCGGAGCCCATTCCGCCCGAAGCGCTCTGCTCCTGGGTGGAGGCTGGCTACGCGGCCGACATGGATTGGATGGGCGAACGGGCGGCGGAGCGTCTGGATGTCCGCCTGCTCCTGCCCGGGGCGAAGACGGTGGTGACCTTCGCCAACAACTATTACCGGGATGATCCCGAGGCCGCCGACTCGCCCATTGCCCGGTACGCCCGGGGGCGGGACTACCACTCGACGCTGCGGGACCGGATGAAGGCCTTCCGCAAGGCGCTCCAGGAGAGCTACCCGGGGATCGGGACTTACGGCGGCGTGGACAGCGGGCCGATGATGGAGAAGGTGTGGGCGGCCCGCTCGGGGATGGGCTACGTGGGGAAGAACGGCTGCTTCATCACCGAGCGCTATGGCTCCTGGGTGTTGCTGGCCACGCTCATCCTCGACGCCGAGGTGGATGCCTATGGCGAGGGGCCCGCCACGGACCGGTGTGGCGCCTGCCGCAGGTGCCTCCTGTCGTGTCCCACGGGGGCGCTGGTGGGCAACGGCCGCGTGGATGCCCGCGCATGCCTGTCCTACCAGACCATCGAGAACCGCAGCCAGGAGGTGCCCGAGGCCTTCCGCTTCGCGATGGACAGCCTCGTCTTTGGCTGTGACATCTGCCAGGACGTGTGTCCGCTCAATCGCAAGCCCGTCTTCGCGGAGCACCCCCGTTTCGCCCCCCGGGCCGTCGCGGGCCTGGGCGTGATGGAGCTGGCCGGGCTCACCCCCGAGCAATACGCGCAGTTCATTCCGGGGACCGCGCTCGCGCGGGCGCGCTACGACGGGCTCCGGCGCAATGCCATCTATGCGCTGGGAGCGGCCCGCCAGGAGCAGGCCCGGGCGTTGCTGGAAAAGCTCTGCGAAGAGCCCAGTGAGCCGGTCCGGAGCGCCGCGCAGTGGGCGCTCCGGCAACTGGCTCAGTGA
- a CDS encoding cob(I)yrinic acid a,c-diamide adenosyltransferase: MKIYTKSGDAGETGLFGGGRVPKDDARVDAYGEVDELNATLGLARSLSLPAELGGLLHQLQEQLFTVGAVLATPTGTKAAAHIPVLKAEWVEAMEQAIDAFEGELPKMTHFILPGGTQASSALHLARTVCRRAERRVIPLVREATVPAETVVFLNRLSDLLFVMARVANHRAGVADVKWIPEKPAK; the protein is encoded by the coding sequence ATGAAGATCTACACGAAGAGCGGCGATGCGGGAGAGACAGGGCTCTTTGGGGGCGGGCGTGTTCCGAAGGACGACGCGCGGGTGGACGCGTACGGCGAGGTCGATGAGCTGAACGCGACGCTGGGCCTGGCCCGCAGCCTCTCCCTGCCGGCGGAACTGGGGGGGCTCCTGCACCAACTCCAGGAGCAGCTCTTCACCGTGGGCGCGGTGCTGGCGACGCCCACGGGCACCAAGGCGGCCGCGCACATTCCGGTGCTCAAGGCGGAGTGGGTCGAGGCCATGGAGCAGGCCATCGATGCCTTCGAGGGCGAGCTGCCGAAGATGACCCACTTCATCCTGCCCGGGGGCACGCAAGCGTCGAGCGCGCTGCACCTGGCGCGCACGGTGTGCCGCAGGGCGGAGCGGCGGGTCATTCCCCTGGTGCGCGAAGCCACGGTGCCGGCAGAGACCGTGGTTTTCCTCAATCGCCTCTCGGATCTGCTTTTTGTCATGGCCCGGGTGGCCAACCACCGGGCGGGGGTCGCGGATGTGAAGTGGATACCGGAGAAGCCCGCGAAATAG
- a CDS encoding thymidylate synthase, translating to MKQYLDLLDRVLKDGTKRGDRTGTGTLSLFGPQLRFDLTQGFPLLTTKKLHLKSILHELLWMLRGDTSVRSLQAQGVTIWDEWADAQGNLGPVYGHQWRSWSGPQGQSIDQMRQVVESLRKNPESRRHIVSAWNVADLPAMKLPPCHILFQFYVANGRLSCQLYQRSADLFLGLPFNIASYALLTMMVAQATGLTAHEFIHTLGDAHLYLNHVEQARTQLAREPRPLPRMQLNPEVKDLFAFRYEDFTLQEYEPHPAIKAPVAV from the coding sequence ATGAAGCAATACCTGGACCTCCTGGACCGTGTCCTGAAGGATGGAACGAAGCGGGGCGACCGCACGGGGACCGGAACCCTCAGTCTCTTCGGGCCTCAGCTCCGGTTTGATCTCACCCAGGGCTTCCCGCTCCTCACCACCAAGAAGCTCCACCTGAAGTCCATCCTCCACGAGCTGTTGTGGATGCTCCGGGGCGACACCAGCGTGCGCTCGCTCCAGGCACAGGGGGTCACCATCTGGGACGAGTGGGCAGACGCGCAGGGCAACCTCGGCCCCGTGTACGGCCACCAGTGGCGCTCCTGGTCCGGGCCCCAGGGACAGTCCATCGATCAGATGCGCCAGGTCGTGGAAAGCCTGCGCAAAAACCCCGAGTCGCGGCGCCACATCGTCAGCGCGTGGAACGTGGCGGACCTGCCCGCCATGAAGCTGCCGCCCTGCCACATCCTCTTCCAGTTCTACGTGGCCAACGGGCGCCTGTCCTGCCAGCTCTACCAGCGCAGCGCCGACCTCTTCCTGGGGCTGCCCTTCAACATCGCCTCCTACGCCTTGTTGACGATGATGGTGGCGCAGGCCACGGGGCTCACCGCCCACGAGTTCATCCACACGCTGGGCGATGCCCACCTGTACCTCAACCACGTGGAGCAGGCGCGCACGCAACTGGCGCGGGAGCCTCGCCCCTTGCCGCGGATGCAGCTCAACCCGGAGGTGAAGGACCTCTTCGCCTTCCGGTACGAGGACTTCACGCTCCAGGAGTACGAGCCCCACCCCGCCATCAAAGCCCCCGTGGCCGTATGA
- a CDS encoding dihydrofolate reductase, whose protein sequence is MTLSAIVAMAANRVIGANNQLPWRLPTDLARFKRLTMGHTLLLGRKTYESIGRPLPGRTLVVVTRQRDYAPAGVQVVHSLEEALARARGDTEAFIAGGADLYAQTQHLWNRLYLTRIERDVPGDTWFPEVDLSAWRLIEQEHHPATGESGLPHAFLTYER, encoded by the coding sequence ATGACGCTGTCCGCCATCGTCGCCATGGCCGCCAACCGCGTGATTGGCGCGAACAACCAGCTCCCCTGGCGCCTGCCCACGGACCTCGCCCGCTTCAAGCGGCTCACGATGGGGCACACCCTCCTCCTGGGCCGGAAGACCTACGAGTCCATCGGCCGCCCCCTGCCGGGCCGTACCCTCGTCGTGGTGACGCGCCAGCGGGACTACGCTCCCGCGGGCGTCCAGGTGGTCCACTCGCTGGAGGAGGCCCTCGCACGGGCGCGCGGCGACACCGAAGCCTTCATCGCCGGGGGCGCGGACCTCTACGCCCAGACACAACACCTGTGGAACCGGCTCTATCTGACCCGCATCGAGCGGGATGTCCCAGGCGATACCTGGTTCCCCGAGGTGGACCTCTCCGCCTGGCGCCTCATCGAGCAGGAACATCACCCCGCCACGGGCGAATCAGGGCTCCCCCATGCCTTCCTCACCTACGAGCGCTGA
- a CDS encoding cytochrome c/FTR1 family iron permease — protein sequence MVWPWMARADEAASEGRTWHRLVGILQYLEADYPAAVESQSEFELTEQKSFIAEAMGAAQELGPAGLGFLPRLQEVKARVDQGTDPEGVSRDCGALVEDLVLAGGLARSPRRVPDLARGEQLFKVACASCHGVDGRAQVSIAQTMEPQPANFQDPETMEGLTPYKAFNTTSFGVPGTAMPGFPTLSEDERWSLAFYVFTLRQPPCEGLPPRASLERLATATDPQLVADHGEQHLACLRRKLPDADEERSLLTARGEVENALRLGAAGDYLGARNALLDAYLNGLEPVEVKLSAREPELVARLEQAFLQARLAAEQRSPHLQDEGRELLSLLDQARRGSGHTASLLSVVWLTLFILLREGFEAMIIVTALLASLRKLDATHHARIVHAGWISALGVGALAFLFGQHLLAGANRELLEGVAALVAVAMLLYAALWLNARANVSHFMGELRQKMQGALGRGSAVGVFTIAFTAVLRESFETALFLQGLALDSASGVAWGVAAGLVALIALVFFVRYVGYKLPMKTLFKASTAVLVATAVVLLGKGLHALQEIALLPLVPFPFVTVDMLGVFPDLVSFVPQLVLALSPLLLALRRSRTARLAGASTQG from the coding sequence ATGGTGTGGCCCTGGATGGCCCGCGCCGACGAGGCCGCGTCCGAGGGGCGCACGTGGCACCGGCTGGTGGGCATCCTCCAGTACCTGGAGGCGGACTACCCGGCCGCCGTCGAATCCCAGTCCGAGTTCGAGCTGACGGAGCAGAAGAGCTTCATCGCCGAGGCGATGGGGGCCGCCCAGGAGCTGGGGCCCGCGGGGCTGGGATTTCTTCCCCGTCTCCAGGAAGTGAAAGCGCGGGTGGATCAAGGCACGGATCCGGAAGGCGTGAGCCGGGACTGCGGGGCCCTCGTGGAGGATCTGGTGCTGGCCGGAGGCCTGGCCCGCAGCCCCCGCCGGGTGCCGGACCTGGCCCGGGGTGAGCAGCTCTTCAAGGTCGCCTGTGCGTCCTGTCACGGCGTGGATGGCCGCGCGCAGGTGAGCATCGCCCAGACGATGGAGCCGCAGCCAGCCAACTTCCAGGATCCGGAGACCATGGAGGGCCTCACCCCGTACAAGGCCTTCAACACCACCAGCTTCGGCGTTCCCGGCACGGCGATGCCGGGCTTCCCCACCCTCTCCGAGGACGAGCGCTGGTCGCTGGCCTTCTATGTCTTCACCCTCCGCCAGCCGCCGTGCGAGGGCCTTCCGCCCCGCGCCTCGCTGGAGCGCCTGGCCACCGCCACGGATCCGCAGTTGGTGGCGGACCACGGCGAGCAGCACCTGGCCTGTTTGCGGCGGAAGCTGCCGGACGCGGACGAGGAGCGCTCGCTGCTCACGGCCCGGGGCGAAGTGGAGAATGCCCTGCGCCTGGGCGCCGCCGGGGACTACCTGGGCGCGCGCAACGCACTGCTCGATGCGTACCTCAATGGCCTGGAGCCCGTGGAGGTGAAGCTGAGCGCCCGGGAGCCCGAACTGGTGGCGCGGCTGGAGCAGGCTTTCCTCCAGGCGCGGCTCGCCGCCGAGCAGCGCAGCCCGCACCTGCAAGACGAGGGGCGGGAGCTGCTCTCGCTGCTGGACCAGGCACGGCGGGGCAGTGGCCACACGGCGAGCTTGCTCTCCGTCGTCTGGCTCACCCTCTTCATCCTGCTGCGCGAGGGCTTCGAGGCGATGATCATCGTCACGGCCCTGCTGGCCTCGCTTCGCAAGCTGGACGCCACCCACCATGCCCGCATCGTCCACGCGGGGTGGATCTCCGCCCTCGGGGTGGGCGCGCTGGCGTTCCTCTTTGGCCAGCACCTGCTGGCGGGGGCCAACCGGGAGCTGCTCGAGGGCGTAGCGGCGCTCGTCGCGGTGGCCATGCTCCTGTACGCGGCGCTGTGGCTCAATGCGCGCGCCAACGTGAGCCACTTCATGGGCGAGCTGCGCCAGAAGATGCAGGGCGCGCTGGGCCGGGGCAGCGCCGTGGGCGTGTTCACCATCGCCTTCACGGCGGTGCTGCGCGAGAGCTTCGAGACGGCGCTGTTCCTCCAGGGGCTGGCGCTCGACTCGGCCTCCGGCGTGGCCTGGGGCGTGGCCGCGGGCCTCGTGGCCCTCATCGCGCTGGTCTTCTTCGTGCGCTACGTGGGCTACAAGCTGCCCATGAAGACGCTCTTCAAGGCGTCCACCGCCGTGCTCGTCGCCACCGCCGTCGTGCTGCTGGGCAAGGGGCTGCACGCGCTCCAGGAGATCGCCCTCCTGCCGCTGGTTCCCTTCCCCTTCGTGACCGTGGACATGCTGGGCGTCTTCCCGGACCTGGTGTCCTTCGTGCCGCAGTTGGTGCTCGCGCTGTCCCCCCTGCTCCTCGCCCTCCGCCGGAGCCGGACCGCGCGTCTGGCGGGCGCCTCGACCCAGGGCTGA
- the rpoH gene encoding RNA polymerase sigma factor RpoH — protein sequence MQASLTSTDSLSTYLSEINQYPLLTQQEEQALARSFRQGDLQAGHRLVTSNLRFVVKVAYEYRSYGLRMSDLIQEANIGLMKAVQKFDPDKGIRLISYAVWWIRAYIQGYVLKNWSLVKLGTTQAQRRLFFALARTRRELEKQGNTDGNIVNAEEIARKLNVKASEVREMEQRMGGRDLSLDAPMGEDGDATHMDFVASDSVSQADEVADRQEADLARTRIQQALQRLDPRERFIIEKRVMSDSEMTLSELGEHFGFSRERARQLEIRAKDKLKAELATLMAEVGGDQASMLG from the coding sequence ATGCAGGCCTCCCTCACCTCGACCGACTCCCTCTCGACCTACCTCTCGGAGATCAACCAGTACCCGCTGCTGACCCAGCAGGAGGAGCAGGCACTGGCGCGGAGCTTCCGTCAGGGAGATCTCCAGGCGGGTCACCGGCTGGTGACGAGCAACCTGCGCTTCGTGGTGAAGGTCGCCTACGAGTACCGCTCCTACGGCCTGCGCATGAGCGACCTCATCCAGGAGGCGAACATCGGCCTGATGAAGGCCGTGCAGAAGTTCGATCCGGACAAGGGCATCCGCCTCATCTCCTACGCGGTGTGGTGGATCCGCGCCTACATCCAGGGCTACGTGCTGAAGAACTGGTCGCTGGTGAAGCTCGGCACCACCCAGGCCCAGCGCCGGCTGTTCTTCGCCCTGGCGCGCACCCGGCGCGAGTTGGAGAAGCAGGGCAACACCGACGGCAACATCGTCAACGCCGAGGAGATCGCCCGCAAGCTGAACGTGAAGGCCTCCGAGGTGCGCGAGATGGAGCAGCGCATGGGCGGGCGGGATCTGTCGCTGGATGCCCCCATGGGCGAGGACGGCGACGCCACCCACATGGACTTCGTGGCCTCCGACTCCGTCTCGCAGGCGGACGAGGTGGCGGACCGCCAGGAGGCGGACCTGGCCCGCACCCGCATCCAGCAGGCGCTCCAGCGGCTGGACCCGCGCGAGCGCTTCATCATCGAGAAGCGCGTGATGAGCGACTCGGAGATGACCCTGAGCGAGCTGGGCGAGCACTTCGGTTTCTCGCGTGAGCGCGCCCGCCAGCTGGAGATCCGCGCCAAGGACAAGCTCAAGGCGGAGCTGGCCACGCTCATGGCCGAAGTCGGCGGCGACCAGGCCTCGATGCTGGGCTAG